Genomic segment of Nostoc sp. TCL240-02:
CATTTAATATACATGAAGGAATTAATAGTACAATATTAATCCTCAAACATCGCTTAAAAGCAAATGAAGAACATCCCGCCATTGAAGTAATTACTAACTATGGAGACTTACCCTTAGTTAATTGTTTTCCAGGCCAATTAAACCAGGTATTTATGAATATTATAGCTAATGCAATTGACGTGTTTGAAGAATCAAATATTGGGCAGACCTTTGCTGAAATTCAAGCTAATTATAACAGGATTACAATTACAACATTAAAGGCAGATAAATATGTAAAAATATCAATTGCTGATAATGGTCAAGGGATTAATGAAGCAGTCAAACAAAAGATTTTCGATCATTTATTTACTACCAAAGAGGTAGGTAAAGGAACGGGTTTAGGATTAGCGATTGCTAAGTCTATTGTGGTAGAGAAACATGACGGGAGTTTGGATGTGGATTCTACGCCAGGCAAAGGAACTGAATTTGTCATCACCTTACCGATTCTTGCTTGATTTAACCTGAGTTCGACGGAAGAAAAAGTCTGAAAACTTTACTACACGCAATTTAGGTATTTCAGCCATTTGATATTATAGAACTCGTATTTGATTTTTTAAAAAATTCAGTACAATTCAAAGAAGCTTCTTGCCTATTGCCTGTTGCCTCCTTATCGCCCTTGCACCAAGCAAATAATTTTATAAATCAAAACGGTGTTCTTAATAAGTAACAGTAATAGCTGATTATGCTGAAAATTTTAGTGACAGGTGCAACTGGAAACGTCGGACAAGAAGTTCTTCGCTTACTGCAATCCCACGATTGTAATGTCTGTGCCGCAGTTAAAAATCCAAACAGCGCTAAACACCTCTTAGGCAGCAATATCCAAACCATACCCTTCGACTTTACTAATCCTAACACCTTTGATTATGCTTTTTTTCAAGTCAATAAACTTTTTTTAGTGCGTCCGCCTGCCCTTGCTAATATTCGTCTTCAAATTGCCCCAGCTTTAAATGCTGCAAAACTTGCAGGCGTTGAGCATATCGTATTTCTTTCAATACTCGGAGTCGAACGCAACCCTTTTGTACCACACTCCCAAATTGAACGCTATATAAACCAATTGGGTATTAAAGCCACCTTTTTACGGTGCAGCTTTTTTATGCAAAATCTTAATACCACACACAGAGAAGACATCAAAGTTCGTGGAGAATTGCTTCTTCCGGCTGGTAACGGGAAAACAAGCTTCATTGATGTACGGGATATTGCTGCCGTTGCAGTTCGTACTTTACTTGAGGATGGGCATCAGGGAAAAGCATATCCCCTTACGGGTGCAGAAGCCTTAACTTATTACAAAGTAGCAGATATTTTCACATCGATTTTAGGTAAACCGATACGCTATCATCCTTCTCTGCTAAAGTTTATTCTACAAATGCGCTCATCGGGGTTGTCAATAGACTTTATTTTAGTAATGGTATGAATCTACACTACAGCTCGGTTAGGATTGGCAGGCAACATCACATCTGATACTGAGCAATTGCTCAATCGTTCACCTCTAACCATACGGCAGTATATCGAAGACTATCGACAGTTTTGGTTATAAGTTTATTCTGCTCCCTGTCAGCAGTTATAATTTCATGATTTCTAAAGTTTAACGTCCAATTTACCTTTTTGGCATGGTGATGCCTACACATAAAAATATTTGATAAATAATAATTGTTTATAACATTATTAAGCTCAGAATAGTACGCCTAAAAGGTATTATGTATTCAAGTAATTATGTTGACTTTGCCAGTGTCAATATCGTAACAAGCACCAACAATTTTTAGTTTACCTTCACTGAGCAATTTAGCTAAAATTGTCGAGCTTTCCTGCAATTTTTCAGTCTGATATTGAATGTTGGCAATAACTGCATTTTGCATATTATCACCCGTTCTTAACTTTACCCTTTCAACAGATGGTTTGATGCCCTCAATAATCAAACCAATTCTTCCAGGA
This window contains:
- a CDS encoding SDR family oxidoreductase → MLKILVTGATGNVGQEVLRLLQSHDCNVCAAVKNPNSAKHLLGSNIQTIPFDFTNPNTFDYAFFQVNKLFLVRPPALANIRLQIAPALNAAKLAGVEHIVFLSILGVERNPFVPHSQIERYINQLGIKATFLRCSFFMQNLNTTHREDIKVRGELLLPAGNGKTSFIDVRDIAAVAVRTLLEDGHQGKAYPLTGAEALTYYKVADIFTSILGKPIRYHPSLLKFILQMRSSGLSIDFILVMV